CCTGCGGTATCAAATCGTCCATATTGAATGTATGCAATACCATCTCCTTTGTTAATTCCAACAGAGGCCGGAAACCCGCCGTATCCATTGACTCCACCGGATGCATCTCCGGTTGTCCATTCCATGTTTTTGTAGCAAAAGCTAACATTGGTTCCTGCTGATAAAATAGGATCCGAACCATTGGTGATGATCAATTGAAATGAATTTAATTTATCAGTATGAGAACCAAAATAACCGACGTTCTCCCACTGAACAATCATATGAGTTGGTGTAATCGTATAATACACCAAGCCACTGGCCGCACCTCTTGTATCAACATCGGCCCAAAAGGGCGCAACCATTGGATATCCTGCTGCAGGAAATCCTGTTGGACTATATGTGGAATATGCCTCGCCAAAAGAAACATTCCCGTTGTTGTTAATGAATGCGGTATCAGACTGACGACCATAAAGACAAAATTGAAAAGGAAGAAAAATAGTATCAGTAGACCAGTCATCATTCCTGTAATCCGGAGCAACTCCCGGGCCTCCACTTCCTCCACTTCCATCAAACTGTGCAATTTGCCAGCTGGCATCTCTTGTGGCCCAACAATCACAAGTTAAAGAACTGGTTTGTTGATTCCCGGAATTACCTGAGGAATTTCTGTTTGCTGCTGTGGGCGTTGAAGAAAACTGAGGAAGCGGTTGTGACTGATAATTTATATAATGTTCAGTTCCGTTGAGCTTACCATCTGATTTATCCTTATTGACCTGATTCATGTCAATGGTGCGGACATCAATTTGTGCAGTTGATTGCCTGCTTGCGAAAACAAATAGGAGGACCGCAAAGACAGAAACCAAATACTTTCTTTGTGACATGATGTGTGTAGATTTTAGCCGATAATGAATGATTAGGAAAATTAACCCGCAGTAGTTTTCATACGGGTATACGCCTTCCAAAGTTATAAATTCTAAGTGAAGAGTCAAAGTTAAAACCTCTAAAAATCAGGCGAGTTCATTCTGTCCGAAGAATGGGGCGAGGAACTGTTTTTCCACAAGATGGTGGCTTTTGAATAAAAAATCGCAAAGGATTCTGGATTGAAAATCCGTCAATCGAATTTTCCAGTTCGGATTACCATTCAATTCAGCTGAAAAAGCGCTTTTTCTCTATAAAATCAGGCGGGGAATCAACCGGCATGGATCCAAAACAACTGCAAAAAGGGACTCAAATCTACATTGGTCCGAAGGCCGGACAATCCGGTCCATTCTTTTTAAAAGGCCAGTTGCAGGTGTTGAATTTAAAACCAAAAAAGAAATCAAAACTCTTTACATCGGTCAGACTGAGCCATTGCAATAAGCGATCAGTCCCGATCACGAAAAATGAATACCGGAGCCCAATTCCAGCGGAGGGTTGTTTGTATTCGAACATGGTAAAATCCGCAGCAGCTTCGAATTTTCTTCGTTCATAACGAATGGAAAGATCCACCTGGTTGCCTCTCGCAACTTGTTTGGGGCCAAAATGCAATCGGTTTACCCAGCTTGCATTCGCGTAAACTTTCGGAACAATACAATAATCAAATTGCAAACTAACCGCGGAGGGGAGCCACATTCCAAATGATTCCGATACTGTCGAATTCACGGTTCCATTGACTTTATTGCTGATTAAAGAATCAAATCCTGACATGGTTGAAAAGGATATCGAATCTATCCCGTTCCAGGTTCTGTTGTTGCTTGTCTGCACAGTCAGGGTTTGCGATTGTCGGAAATAATCTATCATGCCAATATCCAGAAAGGAAAGTCCGATCCGGTAATCGTATTTTTTAAACTGATCAGATGTTTTGTTGCAATCGAATGCGCCTGGATTTCTTTTGTGCATGTACACTGCACCCATTGTTGTACTCAGGCCCAATCCTCGAAGCGCAAACAAACTTGAATTTCCATCGGCATTCACCGCGTGACCAAGTGTCGCATCCATGCTATGAACGACGGCATGTGTGGAATCATAAAAAGTGTAATCGAGATTTCTTGCATCCAGATAAAGACCGTCGAAACCAACAAGTATATTACCTGTGATGGCCCATTTCAGGTAATCCTTCGTGGTTTCCATATAGACTTTTCCATAGGTAAATCCGGCCTCAGCCCAGTTCATCCATGCAAATGAAAACGGAGTGCTGCTGATACGTTGTCCAAAGCCCGCAGGATATTTGTACTTCTCGTAAACGAATTTACTCAAACCTGCAGGGGCTTTCAGCACACTTAGTTCATTTCTCAACGCGGTATGGATTCCCCACGCATCCGAACCATTATTTTTAATATAGGATGGTCCAATGATGAGGGCGTGCGCAAAGCCACTTACGGGATTGCCGGTATAATCATCAAAATAATTTTTTCCAGCAGGAACGGTGCCGAGTAATGACCGAGTAATGATTTTACTGGAGGGTGGGAAATAGATGTATGTATTTTCGGCAAAAAAATCACCCGCGATGATGTTGAATTCATACTTGTAAGGAGCGCCAACTATGGTGGCGGGATTCAGAAAGATTCCCATGTTCCCACTGTAATTGCTATTGCTGATACCCCACATTTCCTGAGCATTGCCTGTACCGGAAATCAGAATAAATAAAAACAGACAAAATGATTTTTTTATCATAATTACAAAATTACCCAACGTTTATCACCATTCGACAAGGCCCGGAACAAGTTTATCTACTAAAAACGAACAGGGCTTCATTTTATTCTATCCGGCGCTTTTTTGAGTGACTGTAGAGTTGCCACGAATGCACGAATTAAATTTCAAAAAATTCGTGCATTCGTGGCAATAAAAACCTCCTCTTAAAATCCCTCATCTCAGCTTCTCAACCATAGGATTTTTGAGCAACGAACCAACATCTGCATTTTTCTATTTTAATGAATTAGGGTTGCCACGAATGCACGAATTATATTTTCAAAAAATTCGTGTATTCGTGGCAATAAAAATCTCCTCTTAAAATCCCTCTTTTCAGCCTCTCAACCAGAGGATTTTTGAGCAACGAACCAACATCTGCTTTTTTCCATTTTAATGAATTAGGTTTGCCACGAATGCACGAATTAAATTTCAAAAAATTCGTGCATTCGTGGCAATAAAAACCTCCGCTTAAAATCCCAGCTCCTGAACACGATAATTATAGCGTGCAGAACTAACATTTGTTAATTTCTATTTTTATCTGGTGCATATTTTAGTGAATCAGAGTTGCCACGAATGCACGAATTAAATTTCAAAAAATTCGTGCATTCGTGGCACTAAAAATCTCCGCCTAAAATCCCTCATCTCAGCCTCTCAACCAGAGGATTTTTGAGCAACGAACCAACATCTGCTTTTTTCCATTTTAATGAATTAGAGTTGCCACGAATGCACGAATTAAATTTTCAAAAAATTCGTGTATTCGTGGCAATAAAAACCTCCTCTTAAAATCCCAGCTCCTGAACACGATGATTATAGCGTGCAGAACTAACATTTGTTAATTTCTATTTTTATCTGGTGCATATTTTAGTGAATCAGGATTGCCACGAATGCACGAATTAAATTTCAAAAAATTCGTGCATTCGTGGCAATAAAAATCTCCTCTTAAAATCCCTCATCTCAGCTTCTCAACCATAGGATTTTTGAGCAACGAACCAACATCTGCATTTTTCTATTTTAATGAATTAGGTTTGCCACGAATGCACGAATTATATTTTCAAAAAATTCGTGCATTCGTGGCACTAAAAATCTCCGCCTAAAATCCCTCATCTCAACCTTCTCAACCAGAGGATTTTTGAGCAACGAACCAACATTTGTTTTTTTTCTATTTTAATCAGGTGATTATTTTAGTGAATTAGTGTTACCACGAAAACATGAATTATATTTTTAAGAAATTCGTGCATTCGTGGAAACAAAAATGTATGGAAAATTTATTGTACAAAGAAGAGTGTTATACTATCATCGGGAAATGTATGGAAGTACACAACAATCTCGGTTCCGGATTTCTGGAAATCGTGTACAAGGACGCTCTGGAACTGGAGTTTCGGATGGCCGGAATTCCTTTCAGACGTGAAAAAATGTTTGAAGTCAATTACAAAGGATTCATTCTTCCTCACAAATTTTATGCAGACTTCGTCGTCTATGATAATATTATCCTGGAAGTGAAAGGTGTTTCAGGTATTGCGGAGGAATTTATCGCGCAGGCAATCAATTACCTCAAAGTCTCTCAAAAAAAATTAGCCCTGGTTGTAAATTTTGGAGAGCTGAACCTGAATTACAAAAGAATCGTGTATTAGACTTATTTCAGTGTAATATTCATTGCCACGAATGCACGAATTCGTGAATGATATTCGTGCATTCGTGGCAATCCTCTACGGTTTTTCAAAGTGAACGAGTATGCTTATCTTGCAGCATACCATGACCACCCAACCCATCCAAAAAATCAGCGGCCAGATTGTTGACGTTGTCGGCAAACGTATTTTCCATGGAACAGTACATCTGCACGAAGGAAAAATCGAAAAAATCACGGAAGAAAGTAATAATGAATCAATATTCATTTTACCCGGATTTGTCGATTCGCACATTCATATCGAAAGCTCGATGCTCACTCCTTATGAATTTTCCAGAATGGCCCTGCCTCACGGAACCGTCGCGACCGTAAGTGATCCGCATGAAATTGCGAACGTGTTGGGCATGGAAGGGATACTTTACATGCTGGACAATGCAAAAAAGTCTCCCCTGAAATTTTACTTCGGAGCTCCTTCCTGTGTTCCCGCCACAACGTTTGAAACTGCCGGAGCAACCATCACCGCCGAAAATATTGAAGTTCTGTTTCGTGATCATGGTTTGAAATACCTGGCCGAAATGATGAATTACCCTGGTGTTTTGCATCGCGATCCTCTCGTCATGGACAAAATCGCAGTAGCACAGAAATACAAGCGAAAAGTCGACGGACATGCTCCCGGATTGCGCAGTGATGATGCCGCACGCTATATCGCTGCCGGCATTTCTACAGATCATGAATGTTTCACCTTACCGGAAGCAATGGACAAGCTTCAACACGGAATGAAAATTCTGATCCGTGAAGGATCGGCCGCTAAAAATTTCAATGCCCTGATTCCACTGATGGATGAATACCCGGATGAACTCATGTTCTGCAGCGATGATAAACACCCCGATGATCTTGAACTTGGACATATCAATCTGCTCGTGAGCAGAGCCATACAAGCCGGTTATGATACCATGTCTGTGCTCCGCTCAGCGACAGTCAACCCGGTAAAACACTATGGTCTTGAAGTAGGCTTGCTTGCAGGCCGGTGATCCGGCGGACTTTATTGTTGTAGACAATTTGAAAGACTTCAATGTACTGCAAACAGTCATCAACGGTATACTTGTCTCCGAAAAAGGAAAATGTGTTTTGGAAAAAGATCAACACCGGGTTATCAATCACTTTTCTTGCTCCGAAAAAAGTGTTTCTGATTTTAAAATAAAAACCGAAGGAAAAAGCGTGAATGTTATCGAAGCGCTCGACGGTCAACTTATCACTTTGCATATTCAGTCTCCCTTTCTATCCAATGATGGTTTCCTGATCTCTGATCCGGATCATGATATTTTAAAGATCGCCGTGATCAATCGTTATTCCGATAAACCGCCGGCAATCGGTATGATTAAAAATTTTGGTCTGCAAAAAGGAGCAATGGCTTCTTCCGTTGCACACGATTCGCACAACATTATTGCAGTGGGAGTAAGCGATGAAGATTTGTGTAGGGCGGTAAATTTATTGATCCGTAATCGCGGTGGCTTGTGTGTGGTGGATGATATGGAAGAATTGGTGCTTCCCCTCCCGATTGCAGGATTGATTTCTCCTGAAGATGGAATCAGTGTTTCCAAACAATATAGCTTATTGGACAAAAAAGTGAAATCATTGGGGTCTTCCCTACGAGCACCATATATGACACTCTCGTTTATGGCCTTATTGGTGATTCCGGAGTTTAAAATGAGCGATCTTGGCTTATTCGACGCGGTCAATTTCCGGTTTGCAAAGCTTTTCAATTAAGTTCCACCTTTCAAGCCCTTTTTTAAATCACTTCCGGAATCCGCACCACTTGCAGGATTCAGTGATATTTTATAGTTTAGTACTTATCTAACATTTCCTGCAAAACATGAAGAAATTTCTACTGCTCCTTATTGGAAGTATTCTGGTATTGCCTTACACAGGCAAATCCCAATGCACCACTACGAACGCTACAACTTGCACCTGCCCTCCGGGTGGAGGTACAAACTGTGATCTGCTTCCGGATATCACTCTTTCCAAAGACGCGATCAGCAATGGTGGTTACACCGAATATCCCCAGGTAAACGCCGGAACAAGTCAGTCCAATCAGGGTTCTGATGATGGCCGTCTGCGTCTCACCGGAGCTACTCCAAATATCGGTTATGGTCCGATTGAAGTACGCGGGATCAGCAAATGGGTTTGCGGTACCGACACTTTCACCACTTATCCCGGAACCGGATTTTGTTCCGATGGTTCGGATCCCAAACAAGTTGTCGTACAACGTACCTATCACAAAAACGGAAATACAATGACTTCCACTGACCGGGAAGCAGGAACAATGACTTATCACCCTTCTCATGGTCACCAGCACGTAGATTCCTGGGGTACTTACACTCTTAGAATTGAAAATCCAAATGACCCCAACCCGTTGCATTGGTCAATTGTAGGAACCGGGACGAAGCTCGCATTCTGCTTACTCGATCTTAGTAATTGCAATGCAGCAAATAACTATTGCCGGGATTCTCTCAACAATGTGTTGAATTCAAGCAACCTTCCAAATTATGGATTGGGTGGAGGAGGTTATGGTTGTTCAAATGCTCTGCAGGGTATCTCTGCAGGTTATGTAGATATTTATTCCAAAACACTGGATGGTATGTGGATCAATATCCCTCCGGATGTCTGCAATGGAACTTATTGGATTGTTGTTGAAATTGATCCCAACAACAATTTTCGTGAAACCAAGGAATGGAATAATGTAGCAGCGGTTCCGGTTACCCTTACCCGTCAAAACGCCGCCGGTACCGGTGTCGCGAATATCTATGCAAATCGTCCGGGTACCATTGTACAGGGCGACGTCGTTACGCTTACCGCTACTGCAGGCTCAGCTTACCTCTGGTCAACAGGAGCAACGACACAAACGATTACCACTTCTTTAGCGGGCTCCTATACTGTTACCGTTACGACGCCCTGCGGAACAGCGACTTCAGCTCCTTTTGTTGTTTCAGTAATAAGCAATCCCGCAAACCCAACCGTTACAGGTGCGAGCCGATGTGGGGCAGGTTCAGTTACGATGTCTGCAACCGGAGCAGGATCACAAAAATGGTATACTGTCCCATCCGGCGGAAACGCGGTGAATACAGGCACATCTTATACCATTCCAAATCTTGCCGCCACAACAACTTATTATGTGGAAAATGAAGTAACCACAACAGGCGCAACCGTAAATTCAACACCTGCCAGCAATGCTGTTTCTACAACAGGAAGTTACAACACCGCAATTACTCTGCAGTACGAAGTATTCACGGTGTACACACGACTTACATTACAATCCGTACTTGTGTATTCCAATTTAGCCGGCACAAAAACCTTCAAGCTACTGGACAAAAACACCAATACATTACGACAAGTAAGCGCTTCGGTTCCTTCAGGAAGCAGCCGTGTTACCTTAAACTGGACGATTGATCCGGATGATAACTATCGTTTGCAGGTGGACAATGGAGCAAATCTTTATTCCAACACCAAGACCACAAATATTGGTTATCCATTTTCAATCCCCGGTGTGATTTCTATTACAAACTCTTCCGGTGGACATACCGCGTTTTATTGCTGCTATGACTGGCAGATCAAATTACCGGATCTTGTTTCACGCAGCAGCCGTCTGCCTGTGACTGCAACCATCAACACTGTTCCTACGGTTTCTTTCAGTGGTCTCAATTCCACGTATGCATCAAATGCATCTCCTGTTACTCTCACCGGTTCGCCAACAGGCGGAACATTTAGTGGTTCGGGAATCAGTGGAACAACATTTACTCCGGCAACCGCCGGTGTGGGTGGTCCTTATACCATTACTTATTCTTATACAGCAGCCAATGGTTGTACCGGAACGAGCTCGCAACAAGTGACCGTTACTTCCGGAACCAACAATTGCCTCAAACCTTTCAATCTTACTACGACCAACATCGCTAATATTTCAGCACAGGCAAACTGGGATGTGAGCGTAACTGCCGATACTTTCAGAATCCGTTATTCTGTTTTTGGATCAACAGCATATTTATACAAAGATGTAAACGGATCTGGTGGTGTACACAGTGCATCACTACTCAATCTCAGTCCGGGCACGCAGTATCAATACCAGGTCAGCTCGATTTGCAGAGGAGTCAGCAGCGGCTACAGCAACCCGGCAACCTTTACTACACTGACCACTCCGGTTCGTTGTATCAAACCTTACTCACTTACATCCTCCGCCATCGCCAATATTTCAGCGACAGTAGGCTGGACACCTTATGTAGCCGCGGACACGTTCAGGATCCGTTACTCTGTGAATGGCACAACGAATTTTATTTACAAAGATCGAAATGGTACTCTTGGCAACACGGCTCCGCTTACAGGTTTGTCACCTAACACCACCTATCAGTTCCAGGTGAGTTCAATTTGTAGTGGGGTAAGCAGCGGATATTCTACATCGGCCACATTCACCACAACATCCGCTCCTGTGCCTTGCATCAGACCTTATGGTTTAGGCTCAAGCAACCTTGCAAATACTTCCGCGACAGTAAGCTGGACACAATATGTATCCGCTGATACATTCCGCATCCGTTATTCCATCAATGGAACAACTAATTATTTCTATAAAAATGTGAATGGTACTCTTGGTAACTCAACTTCTCTGACAAACCTTGTTGCAAATACAACTTATCAATTTCAGGTAAGTTCAATTTGTCTTGGCGTAAGTACAGGTTACAGCACAGCTGCAACATTCACAACGACGAACACAGCTGTTGCCTGCGCGACACCGTACGGATTGACCACTACCAACATCACAAATGCAAGTGCAGTATTAAACTGGACCAGCATGGTTACTGCCGACAGCTTCATGGTTCGTTATTCGAAAAACGGTACGACAAATTATGTCTGGAAACAATTCTCCGGGCAAGGTGGTGTGCATTCCACCCAAATCACAGGTCTGCTGGCGAATACCGCTTACCAATGGCAGGTTCGTTCTATCTGTACGGGTGTAACCACATCGGTTTATTCCGCTTCATCGGTGTTTACAACAGGTCTCATTCGTACTGCAGGACCACACGAGTTGACAGCTTTCGAGCTATTCCCAAATCCAGCGGATGAAAAAGTATCCTTACGATTCAATGCGATCAATTCAGAAAACGGGTACATCCGTATTACAGATATGATGGGCCGGGTAATACGACAAATGGATATTGATATTCTCACAGGAGAAAATCTTTTTGAACTGAATACATCTGATCTTTCCACCGGATTGTATCATTTCCATGTAGAAAGTCCGACAGATCGATTCGACTCGAAAGTTGTTATTCAATAAAACGATTTATTAAAATGAAAAAGGGAAGCATTGAGATCTTCCCTTTTTCATTTGTACTTGTGTATTGCATCGCCCTGATTTCGGTCATGGCAGAATCAAGGTCGATAATTAAATTTGTCATAAATCCGATCAACATGAAACGAATTCTACTCCTGGCTGTAATCTTTTTTTCAACGCTTGCAGGACAAGTGTCGGCGCAAGGCGGATTCACAATTTTTGATCGTTTCAATTCTCCTCTTCCGGAAAATCAATGTCGATATATCGGAATTGATTCACAAAACAGAAAATGGTTTTGTACAGAATACGGTCTTGCCATTTACAATGATACAACATGGTCAGTTTATCTTACGACCAATTCAAATATTTCAGACAATTCCGTAAAACATGTCGCTTTTGATCAACAAGGAAATGCATGGATCTCTACACAAAACGGCGGTGTGAATGTTTTTGACGGAAGCAACTGGACGGTTTACAATACAGGCAATTCAGGAATCGCGTCGAATTATATTCGCAGTATTACTATCGATAGCCAAAACCGTAAATGGATTTGTACAGACAATGGCTTGTGTCTGTTTGATGGAAACAATTGGACAATATTTGACATTCTGAATTCCAGCTTGCCGGTTAACAACATGTCTGTGCTTGTTGAAGAAAATGATTCAACCCGCTGGTTGGGCACAATCAATGGTGGCTTAGTTCGAATGGTCGATACCGCTTTTACAAACTGGAGTGTTTACGCCAACGGATTTCCCGACAACACCATCCTCGGACTGCTGGTTGATTCGGGTGGAATAAAATGGATGACCTGTCCTGCCGGTGCTTTGGTTGCTTTCTTCAATGGAACCTGGATCGCTTACAATACCGGCAGTTCAAATATTCCAACGAATAGTCTGAATTCCCTCGCGCAAAGTTCTCAGCAAAATTTCTACATGGGCTCTTATGATAAAGGCCTGGTGAAAAAAGAGGGATTTTATTATTACCATTGGAACACAACTAACAGCAACATGCCCGATGACATTGTATTCACGGTTGCCATCGAAAACAGCGGCATTATCTGGTGTGGTACAGAAACACATGGTGTCGTGCGTTTTGACGAAAGTCAATGGCTTGGACTTCCTCCTGTTCTGGAATACGATCCGGTGAGTGTATATCCAAACCCATGCAAGCAGTTGGTAAATATTATTCCGAACGGAAAGTCGATGTATTCTGTTCGCGTAAGGGATTTGTCAGGTGAAATAAAATTCATACAAAAATTTTCCAGTCCTGTTTCATCTTTCAGCCCGATTGATCTTTCTTCTCTTCCTGCAGGAGTTTATTTTGTTTCGGTTGATCTCGGAGATAAGTCGGTGACGAAAAAACTAATTAAAGTCGAATAATTATTCTCATTGTCCATATTAATTGATTGGATTGCTTTGAGATTTTGATTAAACCTTTGCCGTAACAGCTGTATTCTAAATACTGTTATATCTGTTTTTGAAGAGTTCTAATTTCATTACCATGAAACGGTTTCTTCTTCTCTTTTTCTTTTTTGTTGTTCGGGTTTCATTTTGCCAGATTCCAAATATTAATTGGGAACATTGCTATGGTGGCTCAGGATTGGGAGACGGACTGGATGCAATTATTGAAATGAATGATTTCGGCTATGCAATTCCGGGTACAACCAACGGTCCGGATGCAAACCAGGTTTTCGGAAATCACGGTGAAGAAGATTTCTGGGTGATCAAAACAGACAGTTCCGGGGCTTTTATAAGTCAGCATTGTTATGGAGGCTCCCGGGCAGATGTAGCTGCCTGCGGAACAAAAACCAGGGAGGGTGGATTTATTGTTGCAGGGTTTACTGTTTCAAATGATGGTGATGTTATCGGTCAACACATGTATTATGATTCCACACAAGCCGCCTGGATTAACTCAACAGATGCATGGGTATTAAAGTTTGACTCCAACTTTGTGCTGCAATGGGCCAAAACATATGGTGGAAAAAAATACGATACCTTTCTCAGCTGCGACACAACTACAGATGGAGGTTATATTTTCTCAGGTTATACAAGCTCCAACGATGACGATGTTACCGGTCATCACGACACCACCTACTTCAATGGAAATTATGATGGCTGGATTGTCAAAACAGACTCGTCCGGAACAATTCAGTGGCAGAAATGTCTTGGTGGAAGTAATGCTGATGTGCTTTATGAAATAATTACAACGAACAATGGATACGTTTCTGTGGGCTCAACTAATTCCAATGACTATGATATTAGTGGAAATCATGGGGCATCTGATTTCTGGATGCTGAAAACAGACATCAACGGAAATTTATTGTGGTCCAAATGTTATGGTGATACAGCATATGAAAATCTCGGCTTTGTAAAAGTTTGTGCGAATGGAGATATCCTTGCTTCCGGTGCAACTTCTTCTGATGCTTTACCGGATTATCATGGAGGATACTATGATGCCTATCTTATCAGGACAGATTCCATTGGCAATCTGGTTTGGCAAAAATGTTATGGTGGTAGTGACATGGACTTCTTTGAAGAGTTTGTTGAGTTCCCTGATAGTACTTTTCTGGTGATCGGATCAGTTAGTTCAAGCGATGGCCAGGTACACGGCTTTCACGACTCTCTGACATCTGCCAACCCGGATATGTGGTTATGCAGAATTGCCTATGATGGAACGCTGCTCGGGAGCAAATGCTTAGGAAGCCATTATGGAGAATTCGGTCAATACATTACGCCGCTTGCAAACGGGCAATTTATTCTGGCAGGAGAATCTTATGGCGTTGGAGGGGATGTATCACAAAATTTTCCTCCAACTGGTCCTGCCCGTTATTGGGTTTTGAAAACCGAATTCGGGCAAGTGACTGCCGATTTTCTTACCGCTTCACAGGATATTTGTCCGGGAACCTGTATTGATTTTACAAATCAATCTTTGAATGCAACTTATTATGAATGGTCCTTTCCCGGAGGCTCTCCTGCCACGAGTGTAGAGAACAATCCGACCGGAATTTGTTATGCATCGCCCGGTACCTACTCTGTTTCTTTGCTGGCAAGAGATGGCCCTTCGTTCAATACAACAATGCTTGTAGATTACATCCATGTATTTCCGGATTTCCCGGCAATTACAATTATTCAGCATGGAGATAGTTTGTTTGCGGCACCTGGATATGTGGGATACCAATGGTATTATAACACTAACATCATTAGTGGGGCCAATGAGTATTTTTACATTGCCTCTCAAAGCGGAAACTATTCTGTTCTAATCACCGATAGCAACGGCTGTTCCAATTCGGTTGAAATACCAAATGTGATCGCATCCGTTTCTTCGGATTTATTTAATGAGTCCATTAGTGGATTTTGTGTATTTCCAAACCCTGCAAACAATTTGCTTAACATTCAAGCTAAAGTGAATCCAAAAGAAATCCTGTATCTCGAATGTTACGATCGTTATGGAAGAAAAGTGTTCACCCGGTATGCGAATGAAATCAATCATTCATTGGACATTTCTTTCCTGTCGAGTGGTGTGTATGCTCTTCGTTTATATCTGAAGAACTCAATTCTCAATGCAAGCTTTCTGAAAAATTGAAGGGTACTCACCCTGTGTAAAAAAACTATTCGAATACAAACCCGTTGAAATCCATTCTGAAAATGAAAACCAAATCGATCTTTCGAACTATCGCATTGCTATTTTGCTCTGTTCTTTTTTTTGCCTGTCCTTATGAATCAACAGTTCCTATTGACGAAGCCAATGTGAATACCGATCCGCAACTTCTCGGCACCTGGAAAAAAGAGAATACTGAAGACGAATCCATTGTTGTGACCGCTTTGGACAAAACCCATTATGCAATTGA
The sequence above is drawn from the Bacteroidota bacterium genome and encodes:
- a CDS encoding T9SS type A sorting domain-containing protein, giving the protein MKRILLLAVIFFSTLAGQVSAQGGFTIFDRFNSPLPENQCRYIGIDSQNRKWFCTEYGLAIYNDTTWSVYLTTNSNISDNSVKHVAFDQQGNAWISTQNGGVNVFDGSNWTVYNTGNSGIASNYIRSITIDSQNRKWICTDNGLCLFDGNNWTIFDILNSSLPVNNMSVLVEENDSTRWLGTINGGLVRMVDTAFTNWSVYANGFPDNTILGLLVDSGGIKWMTCPAGALVAFFNGTWIAYNTGSSNIPTNSLNSLAQSSQQNFYMGSYDKGLVKKEGFYYYHWNTTNSNMPDDIVFTVAIENSGIIWCGTETHGVVRFDESQWLGLPPVLEYDPVSVYPNPCKQLVNIIPNGKSMYSVRVRDLSGEIKFIQKFSSPVSSFSPIDLSSLPAGVYFVSVDLGDKSVTKKLIKVE
- a CDS encoding fibronectin type III domain-containing protein, which gives rise to MKKFLLLLIGSILVLPYTGKSQCTTTNATTCTCPPGGGTNCDLLPDITLSKDAISNGGYTEYPQVNAGTSQSNQGSDDGRLRLTGATPNIGYGPIEVRGISKWVCGTDTFTTYPGTGFCSDGSDPKQVVVQRTYHKNGNTMTSTDREAGTMTYHPSHGHQHVDSWGTYTLRIENPNDPNPLHWSIVGTGTKLAFCLLDLSNCNAANNYCRDSLNNVLNSSNLPNYGLGGGGYGCSNALQGISAGYVDIYSKTLDGMWINIPPDVCNGTYWIVVEIDPNNNFRETKEWNNVAAVPVTLTRQNAAGTGVANIYANRPGTIVQGDVVTLTATAGSAYLWSTGATTQTITTSLAGSYTVTVTTPCGTATSAPFVVSVISNPANPTVTGASRCGAGSVTMSATGAGSQKWYTVPSGGNAVNTGTSYTIPNLAATTTYYVENEVTTTGATVNSTPASNAVSTTGSYNTAITLQYEVFTVYTRLTLQSVLVYSNLAGTKTFKLLDKNTNTLRQVSASVPSGSSRVTLNWTIDPDDNYRLQVDNGANLYSNTKTTNIGYPFSIPGVISITNSSGGHTAFYCCYDWQIKLPDLVSRSSRLPVTATINTVPTVSFSGLNSTYASNASPVTLTGSPTGGTFSGSGISGTTFTPATAGVGGPYTITYSYTAANGCTGTSSQQVTVTSGTNNCLKPFNLTTTNIANISAQANWDVSVTADTFRIRYSVFGSTAYLYKDVNGSGGVHSASLLNLSPGTQYQYQVSSICRGVSSGYSNPATFTTLTTPVRCIKPYSLTSSAIANISATVGWTPYVAADTFRIRYSVNGTTNFIYKDRNGTLGNTAPLTGLSPNTTYQFQVSSICSGVSSGYSTSATFTTTSAPVPCIRPYGLGSSNLANTSATVSWTQYVSADTFRIRYSINGTTNYFYKNVNGTLGNSTSLTNLVANTTYQFQVSSICLGVSTGYSTAATFTTTNTAVACATPYGLTTTNITNASAVLNWTSMVTADSFMVRYSKNGTTNYVWKQFSGQGGVHSTQITGLLANTAYQWQVRSICTGVTTSVYSASSVFTTGLIRTAGPHELTAFELFPNPADEKVSLRFNAINSENGYIRITDMMGRVIRQMDIDILTGENLFELNTSDLSTGLYHFHVESPTDRFDSKVVIQ
- a CDS encoding PKD domain-containing protein — translated: MKRFLLLFFFFVVRVSFCQIPNINWEHCYGGSGLGDGLDAIIEMNDFGYAIPGTTNGPDANQVFGNHGEEDFWVIKTDSSGAFISQHCYGGSRADVAACGTKTREGGFIVAGFTVSNDGDVIGQHMYYDSTQAAWINSTDAWVLKFDSNFVLQWAKTYGGKKYDTFLSCDTTTDGGYIFSGYTSSNDDDVTGHHDTTYFNGNYDGWIVKTDSSGTIQWQKCLGGSNADVLYEIITTNNGYVSVGSTNSNDYDISGNHGASDFWMLKTDINGNLLWSKCYGDTAYENLGFVKVCANGDILASGATSSDALPDYHGGYYDAYLIRTDSIGNLVWQKCYGGSDMDFFEEFVEFPDSTFLVIGSVSSSDGQVHGFHDSLTSANPDMWLCRIAYDGTLLGSKCLGSHYGEFGQYITPLANGQFILAGESYGVGGDVSQNFPPTGPARYWVLKTEFGQVTADFLTASQDICPGTCIDFTNQSLNATYYEWSFPGGSPATSVENNPTGICYASPGTYSVSLLARDGPSFNTTMLVDYIHVFPDFPAITIIQHGDSLFAAPGYVGYQWYYNTNIISGANEYFYIASQSGNYSVLITDSNGCSNSVEIPNVIASVSSDLFNESISGFCVFPNPANNLLNIQAKVNPKEILYLECYDRYGRKVFTRYANEINHSLDISFLSSGVYALRLYLKNSILNASFLKN
- a CDS encoding GxxExxY protein, which produces MENLLYKEECYTIIGKCMEVHNNLGSGFLEIVYKDALELEFRMAGIPFRREKMFEVNYKGFILPHKFYADFVVYDNIILEVKGVSGIAEEFIAQAINYLKVSQKKLALVVNFGELNLNYKRIVY